CCACCCCAACACTCTCTTAAGAAAGTCCAAGGACTTAAGAACTTTCTTAGAGTTTGTTTCCCCATTGAAAAATCACAATTGTAAGTAGTCAACTGTCCAGATTTTTTCCACAAgtatctttgaaagaaaatgaagcccTGATGAGAAAAGTGATTACATAAAAATGGCATCTTATTCAGTAGCTGCCTAAGTTGTTATAACTGGTTGGTTTATCATTTGCTGACAATTTTACTTCTGTTAGTAATGCAAATTGGATGCAAAGAAGGGTGAGGTAAATTCTATTATAACCTGTGGTTTGAAAGGAGAGTCTAACAGCAATGAGAGTCAAAGACAAAAATTGATTCTTGAATACAAGATCAGCTCACAGTTTACAGATAAataattgtaaaataaaatgagacaCCTTAATGCTGAAGTCACTGAGATACAAAATCTCTGATGTGCTTTAAAACTAAGCCAATACTACATTTTCAGGAGTATTTcctgaaaacaggaaagcacTCTTTTAAGCTTCATCTCAAGATTAAGACAGCTTTTAAACCTAACCTTTTCCTGCACTTTGGAACTGCAGTGTAAATGTCAGTGTGACGAGGTGGCTAGTGATTCAGCATGCTATCTTGCAAGAGACACGGGAGTAAACAATCAGGCTTGGAAAAGAATCAAAGTTCTGCATGATGAACCTCTGACATACCACTCTACCATTACGTAATTGTTTCGTTTCTAAAACATCACATGCTTCAGCCACACCAAATCCCTCCAGCAAAAGAGAAGGCTCCcacaaaaacaaatgtaaacatTACTATTCAACTGGTTCACAGAGCTAAATGTATGATAATTACTGTTCTACTTCCTGCCAGTAAGTAGCAAGAACTGTGAAACCTGATAAAGAAAGTACACAAATGAAGGTCCAAGTCTCCTGAGtccaaatatgaaaataaaaaccacaggCACCTGAGAAAAGTCCTTTTGTCTTGAATTATTAACAGTTAGTCAGATTTACATGACTGATGATCTATGAGCATAGCTTTGCAACCCCATGTCCATGTCTGGGATTCAAATCTGTGTTTAGCTTCTTCATTcggaagaagaaaaaattcgGAAATAATACTTTTCACAGCTCTTTAAAAAGACCAGATCTTCACTTAAAATTAGCAGATTAGCTAAGGATGCAATGTTGTGTTGATTTGCTTAAATGAACACAACTCTCTGTGGGGAGAAATGCCAGGACTTTATCCTATTACAAAGGTGACAATTTGGTCCTCAAACTTCAGACATTCAGCATCCCCTTCTCACCTCTGCTCtgaatttatttcctgaaaCCTGAGGGagatgtaggaaaaaaagagagcacgTAgttcacacacatacacatcaGATGTGTGCCTAatgagagacaggaaaaaaaaatacagacagacagaagaggaaatgCAACAACTTGCTAAACAGCAATTTTTAAGAGAGAACTTTATAgcaaagaaagaacaagcaTCTCgtatgcacatttttaaaagtcacgACACTCAACAAATCACTGACAGCATGTTGAATGTTCTAATAGAGGAATAAAGGAATTAACTTTTGCCATggttacagaaaagaaaaaaagaaagagatatgTATGTAACTATAGTTTGTAAAATGTTATcttctgcttaaaaatacatttttaaagtacaaCTTGAAGTCAGCCTTACCCATTAGTGTTGCTAGAAGACAGAGAGAATACATCTCCTTATCGACTTGCTCTTGCAGTTGCTTCGATGAGATTTTACTAGTCACAGCAACATCTTCGTGCTTCACAGCATGGGCCGAGTGTGCTGAAGCAgactgcctgccttcctccttaCCTTTCAGGATTTCTATCGCAATCCTGTCACCATGCTGCAAAGGAACGGGCTCATTTTCCATGCCTTCTTTGGGAGGCAGAAGCTCTTTAGGAGGAAAGCCATAGCGAATACATTGCAAATAAGGAGGAATATTAAATTCTCTTGCTATGCTTTCCTGTAGTTCCAAGAAGGTGGTAGTGCACTTTAGGGTAAGCATTGACTGCCTCCCATCATTTGTGGTTATTcgaattttcttttcttttgtagatGTTGGAGAAtatggggtttttgttggtgtAGCAGGTGCAGATGATGGCCCCTCACGAACAGCCCCGGGAGAAGCAGTCCTAGGTTGCCCTTTATGCTCTTGTTtcaatttttcacttttccGTTTTTGCATTACGGAAGCCTGGTCTGCAATATTCTGCTGGATAGTTCTTTCAGTTTTGCTCATATTCAACTCCTCCTTGTGCAAagtttttgtcttctgtccagtcaaaataattttggttggAAGTTGCGATTCTAACTCTTGTCCTTGCTGTACATCATCAGCTCTTTGGGCGTGAGCACCATCAATATTTACAGGGGTATAATCATCAGGGTTCTTTTTGGCAGTTTGATGCAATATTGTGTTGACAACTTTCTGAACAAGAATCTCACTACCAAACTCACCAGGGAAGTGCTTGGTAACAAGTTTCATGGCGACATCATACACATTGCTGTTCAGAGATGTGTCACTTTCATACTGGAACCAGTAGACTGTCTCTCTCACCACTCTTCCACCCCACTCTAGAGTAATAGGAAAAGCTTCAGGGAGATTATCGTATTCTTTACCTTCCCAGTAATGCTTGAATCCACAGCCACATTTGCCACCTGTAGACCTAGTATTAGTTCTGTCTCCATCCAAATATGAAACAGATCCATCTTCTCTGACACGACGCACTAAGTTACCATGACACCAGTTACAAGCAGTCAAACTGCTCAGGCTATAGTCTGGTACCAGCACATCCTTTGCGGGGTTGTAAGAACACACCAAACTGTTCAGGggaaaactgtaatttttgtcAGGCCTTAGTTGGCCGTGGGTACTTTTTGCCAGGTTATAGAGTTTCCCCCCAGGAGCCAGCCACTCTGGAGGAACGTGATGCTCTGAAAGGGCCCCGCAGATGAGGCACCTGTGAAGGCGGTTGTCCATCACTGcttttttggcagctgcagtgACTTCTTCAGGCTGGACTCCTATTACACCAGTCCTTCTGTAGAAATACTGATGTACATCAGCTACAAGACTGGGATGGATACCATGTTTACTCATGAAAACCTCCTCCATTGCAGCAACAAGCCTCATCAAATACTTATCTTGCAAACTTCTGTCTCCTCCAATAACACAACCACCGTCCTCCTCTAACTTGATGTACTTCTTGATGAGGTCTTGAGGAACTCCCCAGGCTTTAGGGAGTAGCTTCCTAGGCAGTTTAGGTAAAGCAGCACCTTTTATTCCAACTAGAGGAATATAATGGTTACGTCCTGAGCTACTCCATGCAATGCAGATGGGCTTGTTCAACATGCCATCTTTTCCCATGCATTTTTCTAGAGGTACCAGGCCAGGGAGGAATGTCGCTGAATAATCTCCGGAGCTTCGCATTCCGCTCAAGGAGTCTAGCAGGATGATAGGCCGGTGAAGCACGTTGGCCAGACCAAAGATGTGAATATTCCTAAGGCCCATTGGCACACCTTCTGGAGGAACAAACAGAGGGTCACATTCGTTGATAATGTCCTCCCACTCTGCTGCATCAATAAAGTCATGGAAAAGTGCCTTGTAGTGACTCAGATTCTCCTCAAAATGCTTCTTTAGATTCTCTCGCAGAGCATGCCAGAACAGTTCCCTGCCAACAAGCGCCCGCGAGACTGCGTGGACGAGGCAGTGGCCGTCTCCATCCACATGGACAGGAATGAGGCACTCCTGActgttgttggccttcttgaTGTCTTCCAGGGTGTCATGCAGGTAGATGAGGCTGCCAGAGCGGTCCTTTCCGTAACCGATGGTTTCAACATGCTCCGGCTCAATGAGGAAGGCACGGTCGCCCAAGAGGGAGCAGTCAAAGATGTCTCCCTGGTTCATCTCCGTGAGGAGCTTGGCTTTGCCAGTCTGCTTATCCATACCGTAGCGGGCCAGGATGGGGGCCAGGAGCTTGCAGTGGTAGTTGGAGAGGCCCATGACTTTGACGAGCTCGGTGTTCCtgcggggcgggccggcgccGCTGACGCCCAGCAGCGCGTTTCGCAGCAGGTTGTGCAGCACCAGGTCGGGGTCCGTCACCTCCTCCACGGCCAGCAGCTGCCGCTGCTCGTGGCGCTGCCCGCAGTCCGTGCACTCGATGCTGCCGCTGCTCTGCGGCCCGTGGGCCGGGAAGAAGAGCCGCGCCTGGCATTTGGGGTCGGGGCAGGTGCCCGAGAAGATGCGCCGGTCCCGCTTCTTGGAGGCGGCCGGAggcggcggctgcggctgctgctgaggagacggcggcggcggcggcggcggctgctgctgctgctgaggctgaGACATCGCTCTGCTCTGGCCGGGCTTCACCCCCACCCGCGCTCCTCCGCCCTCACAGGCTCATGCCCTGCGCCCCGGCTAACGTCCGGCGCCTGACAGAAGCCGCCGGCTCCGTCCGCCAACCGCCCATCCACCGAacgccctcccgccgccgccgccgctcctcgCCCCCCCAcggcctgcccgccccccccgcaaACGCGgaagccgccgccgccgccgcttaCTGCCTCTTCGCTGCCTTAGCCGTTGCCCGCAACGCAACGGCCTCTCGCACTTCCACGCTCACGGCGCAGGCGCGGCGCCGCAGGGGCTCTCGGGAGCGGTAGTCTTCTGCGCCGCGGAGGCCCGGCGTGGGGAAGGCAGCGGGGAGGGCGCGGAGACTACAGGGACCGTGATGCCGGGCGGCGGAGGGAGGGCGCGGGCGGGGCGAGCCGGGCCGGCTGCGCCGCCCCGCGGGGTTTCTGGGAAGTGTGGTCTCCTGCCGGCCGGGCCGCGGAGCGGGGGAGCCGGGAGGGAGAGGCTGCGGGCGCTTGGCAGGCGCCTGTTGCGCTTCCTGttccagggtggggggggagggcagggtgctgtGTTTAGGGTGACACCCCCACATACCTGTGCCCCTCGGGTCTCCCCCCGGCTgttcacccccccccccccccccccagcaagaACACTGAAGCAAGGCTCCCTCCCGCCCCACCTGTCCCTCTGGGCACGCACCCGGGGAGGGAGGCTGCTCACGCTGCCCCAAGCCGAGGGGCTCCGTGCCCCCGCCGGGCCTCGTCCCCCGGCCTTGGCCCCCATTTCCTCACAGCGCTGCCTGGCCGAGCTCCAACAGGTTGCCGCCGCCACGGGGCTGACAGGATGGGGCACGGCGGGCGGCTGGGCCCCAGCCTGCCCCTCACCACTGCTGCTCAGGGCAGGTCTGAGGGCCTGGGGGTGAGCCCGGAGGGCTACCCGGCCATGGAGGTTTCCAAACAGCACTGCAAGCAGTGTGTCCTCCCAGCCAGCGTTCCCCTGTGGACATGAGCACGGGGGCTCTGGCCCCAAAGGTTCGCCCACGCCAGTCACGCAGCCAGGCCTGGCCGACGCGGGGCTGGCgttggcagcagagctgtgcctgcTTTTTGAACTCCCTGGGCTTTCTGGAGCTCCATGTACCCTGGCAAGGTTTCGCTTCCCGAGTGGCTACGCCAGGCTGCTTCTCCAGGAGGTGAGCTATCTAAACGGAGGtgttccccagctgctggctgctgatAGCGCTGAAAGAAGACACGAGGAGACACGAGAGCAAGTTGTTAGCGCAAGTGATCCCTCCTGCTGGTGCTACATAAGGAGATAATAAGGCAATGGAGCTGGCGCTTACGTTATCTCCAGTGGCCGTCTGAAATGATACTtcacaaaaatgaaagggaataaTGTTCACAACTTCCAACA
This sequence is a window from Pelecanus crispus isolate bPelCri1 chromosome 2, bPelCri1.pri, whole genome shotgun sequence. Protein-coding genes within it:
- the VCPIP1 gene encoding deubiquitinating protein VCPIP1, which gives rise to MSQPQQQQQPPPPPPPSPQQQPQPPPPAASKKRDRRIFSGTCPDPKCQARLFFPAHGPQSSGSIECTDCGQRHEQRQLLAVEEVTDPDLVLHNLLRNALLGVSGAGPPRRNTELVKVMGLSNYHCKLLAPILARYGMDKQTGKAKLLTEMNQGDIFDCSLLGDRAFLIEPEHVETIGYGKDRSGSLIYLHDTLEDIKKANNSQECLIPVHVDGDGHCLVHAVSRALVGRELFWHALRENLKKHFEENLSHYKALFHDFIDAAEWEDIINECDPLFVPPEGVPMGLRNIHIFGLANVLHRPIILLDSLSGMRSSGDYSATFLPGLVPLEKCMGKDGMLNKPICIAWSSSGRNHYIPLVGIKGAALPKLPRKLLPKAWGVPQDLIKKYIKLEEDGGCVIGGDRSLQDKYLMRLVAAMEEVFMSKHGIHPSLVADVHQYFYRRTGVIGVQPEEVTAAAKKAVMDNRLHRCLICGALSEHHVPPEWLAPGGKLYNLAKSTHGQLRPDKNYSFPLNSLVCSYNPAKDVLVPDYSLSSLTACNWCHGNLVRRVREDGSVSYLDGDRTNTRSTGGKCGCGFKHYWEGKEYDNLPEAFPITLEWGGRVVRETVYWFQYESDTSLNSNVYDVAMKLVTKHFPGEFGSEILVQKVVNTILHQTAKKNPDDYTPVNIDGAHAQRADDVQQGQELESQLPTKIILTGQKTKTLHKEELNMSKTERTIQQNIADQASVMQKRKSEKLKQEHKGQPRTASPGAVREGPSSAPATPTKTPYSPTSTKEKKIRITTNDGRQSMLTLKCTTTFLELQESIAREFNIPPYLQCIRYGFPPKELLPPKEGMENEPVPLQHGDRIAIEILKGKEEGRQSASAHSAHAVKHEDVAVTSKISSKQLQEQVDKEMYSLCLLATLMGEDVWSYAKGLPQLFQQGGVFYSIMKKTTGLADGKHCTFPHLPGKNFVYNAAEDRLELCVDAAGHFPIGPDVEELVKEALSQVRAEATSRSREASPSHGMLKLGSGGVVKKKSEQLHNITAFQGKGHSLGTASSSQHDQRARETPLLRKHSTETDLSPSAKIEPSVFTAASGNSELIRIAPGVVTMRDSRQLDPTLIEAQRKKLQEMVSSIQASMDRHLRDQNTEQSASVDLSQRKVEAVSSTAKTGSFQAGLPEPFSTPGGTEHLNTESTDGNMVNSVGTTFPARSKAQKGNSVEELEEMDSQDAGITNATEPMDHS